CAACGGCATGTTATCCATGGTGTGTGTGGTATTGTCCGTCCTCAGATCAATTCCATCAAAGAACTTCAGATAATCGACCATCACGGTATAGGTAACATCGGTACCTTCTTCCACATCCTGGTGCTTACTCAGACTTATGCTGCGCTTCATAGCATCCGTTCCCACGTGAATCTCGAAGTCGAAATCCGGTGTACCGTTCATGGCGGCAGTGGTGTCCACTTTGCCTTCCAATGCAATAAAGATGTAGCCACTGCTCCAACTCCAATGCATAGACGGGTTCTGGGATGCCAACGGGTGACCGGCAGAATAGATGGACGGGTCACTGTGATTGGCGGTTGAATCCACACCCACATCAAACATCAATTCATGGTAATGTGCCGCGGTGAAATCACCCAATTCATACATCATGGTTGAGGGTGACACCAGCAAGTAATCATCAAAACTGTAATCTGCATCCCCTCCGAGGACAACGCTGCTTACATAAAATGAGGCGCGGGTGAACTGGAGTTTCCTTCCGTTCGCATCGGTATATGTGGTATTGAATGCAAGATCCTGCATCCCGGCCATCGGATGAAAATGTACGGTCAAATGGGCGGGTTTAGCTTCAGGTTCAATACATGAACCGTCGTCTTTCGTGGCTTTTGAATCATAGTTGGTTGCATTCTCATCGGTGCATCCCTTCCGGGCACAACTGCTTAAAGCAACGGATAGAGCGGCAATCATAACTACAGTGATCACATGTTTCATGGTCATATTTTTTTAGAAGTTACGAATATTTATGGTCGCAGACATCACCCTTAACGATCATGCAAGCTCTTAACTTGTGTGGTGTGTGAGATACCTTCAGATCTTAAACAAATATATCGCTTCACCTATTAAAGAAACGAAATTTAGATATTTTAATTGGTAACAAAAGTAACAAGGCAACAACCTGCGGACTGGTTGTTGCCTTGTTAAACATATTGATTCTATCAATTAAATTCAGTGGAATGCGAACCCATTGGGGGCCACGCCTACCTGGAAGCTGTCGACCACGGCACCTGTCTCCTCATAGCGGAGCACTTTCCCCTCCGAGGAAAAATTACCGGCATCGCATGCATACAGGTATTTGGACACGGGGTCGAAACCAAGGCCATAAAACCCACGGCTGATCAATGGTGTCGCTGCCAGCGTGGAAGATGAAATATCATGGGCATACAGCTTACTGTTAAACATATAATACAGTTTATCACCTGCGTCATTGATGACCAGCGATGATGCGGTAGAGGCAGTGGAAAACGGAAGTGTCAATTCTACATTCCCGGTGGAAGGGTCTATCCGCACCAGTCTTGCCGGAGCCTCAATGGCACTATTGTCGGATTTCCACCGGCCGCCACACAATACCCATAACTTATCATTGGCATCCAGTTGAAGGCTATTCGGATTGGGGCCAACTTCCCAGTTTGTAAGAAGTGTATCCACCTGAGCATTGATGACGCTGACCACACTGTCATTGCCGAAACCTCCCGCACATGCAACAAATAAACGGTTGTTCAGGAATGCCATCCGCTCTGCACCTTTTCCGGTTGAAATGGTTTTATCAATGGTATTCTTAAAAATGTTCAGCACTTTCACGGCGCCTTCATTTCCCGTTTTTCCCCATTCAGTGATATATGCCCTTGAACCATTGACCAGAACATAGCGCGGTGCATCCAGACCGGTGATCGTTGCTGTGGATAAGAAGTCGCCGGATTCAACCACTTCCACTTTATTGGCATTGTTCACAACAACATAGGCCATGTCATCATTTACTGTCACGGATTGCACGATATTTCCCAGAGGAAAGCCGTTCTTGGACTCAAATATTTTAGAGGTCACATCCCCTGTGGTCCGGTTATAAAACGAAACCGTACCACTACCCGATCCAAACAATCCTTCGTTCACGACAAAAATTCCCGAAGTGTATGCCGATGGAGTGACGGTATCATCTTTATCCTCATCATCTTTCTTTTTACAGCCAACAGCAAGTATACTCATGGCCAGCAATACGACCCACAGCTTGTTGATTGAGCCAAAGTGTCCGGACTTCTGATCGGGAAATTCAATTAAACTTTTCATGGTGTTTCAGGTTTTTCGGATGTTGATTTAAATATTTGATAGAATAGGTTGATGCCGAAATTTCTTCCCGGCATCGCATAGTAAGTCATGACCTGGTATGTTTTATCCAGGATGTTATTGCATCTGAGTTGCAAGCTCAGTTCCCTGCCCCACGCATGGCCTCTCCAACCGGTAAACGCATCTGCCATCATATATCCGGGCAGGGAGGATGTATGATCGGGAGCGGTATATCTGATACCCTGGTATTGCAAAGCGCATCCTGCAGACCAATGTTTGTTTCGCCACTCCGGACCGGCACCCGCCATCCACTCCGGCACGTAGGGAAGTTGTTTTCCCAAGGCAGTTTCATTGCCGACCTGGGTTTCCTCCTGGGTAGATCGCACCCATTGTCCGTGGGTTTTCAGGAAGAGGCTATGCTTTCCGAATGATTTCTCGAAATTAACGGAAACCTCTACCCCCCTGGACCAAACCTTCACAAGATTGCGCGGTGTCCATATCCCGGATGTGGCGGGCAACCATATGATCCATTGATCAATGGCGCTGTTAAACCAGGCCACATCCATTTCGTACGCTGATTTTACCTTGTTCATACGCCAATGCAGGCCGAGTTCTCTTCCCCACCCGCGCTCTGGCAGGATATCCGGATTGCCACCGGGAACCCAATACCGTTCGTTGTATGTTGGTTGTCTGCCATCACGGGACAGGCTTCCCCTTAGAATGAACTTTGGTTTTAACTTCACTTCTCCACCAAAGCGATAGGTAAACATGTATTGCCCGTTGCTAACACGGGCATACCGTGTTGCAGCAGACCAATTCCAAATGCCTGCTTTGCTTTGACCTCTGTAGCTTGAAAAAATGGCTGCCCGGTTTTCAGAAACCTCACCATTCGTATAATTCGGAGTTGCCGCAATGTATCTCCCGGCGTTCACTCCGCCTTGAATGTGGTGCTGCGGATGAATCCGCCAGGTTAGTTCCGACTCCAGAAGACCTGTTCGGGTATGGGTGGTATCTGCTGTGGAGATGGATGGATCTGTATACATCAACCATTCACTCAACCCTACCGCTTTTACGGACCACTGTATTTTCCTTAATGTCCACTGCCATTCCAACATGGACCGTATCGGGGCATCTTCCTGGGTTGCCTGACTTTCCTTCATGATCATACTTGCCGGAAGTTGTCTGTGGGTGTACTGTCCCCAAATCAGCAACAACAAGCGATGTGCTCCGATTCGAAAGGCCTGATCAATGACCCATCCATTGGTACGGGATGAGGCATGCTGCAAATACTCTTTCGGCATTCCCGCACGTGCGGTATTGATGTAAGGGAAATTATTTTGTGCTTCCCCATGAATCAAACGAAAACCTCCTGAATACCGGTCGTTGGAATAGCTTGTTCCAAAACCGGTATGGAGGTTTAAGAAACTTCCACCATGTATCCAGAAACGTCCCTGCCACCCCTGACCGAAGATCACCCGATTATTCAATTGGATATTTCCTCCGATCGCTCCGTTGCCCCATAAGGAAGCACCTCCTCCGTGCTGCACCAGGATCCGGTCGAAGAATGCAACCGACAAGAGGTTCATATCCACTACCCCATTGGATGAGCTGGCCAAAGGCACACCGTTCCAGAGGATGGCCGTATGTGAAGAACCGGATCCCCTGAATGAAGGCAGCGACAAAGCACCCCACCCGTATGACTTTACGGCTATTCCTGTTTCCGATGAAACAAGTTGACCAACGGTTTGCGATGCATTCCTTGCAAGAGACGCTGAATCCACTTCCGTGGTCTTTCTTCCCACCTCCTGAAGCATTCGTCTTTTAGCTACAACCTCAACCGATTTCAGATCGATGATGGTATCCGCGAATACTTCCTGCCCTTTGGCCGAAAGACTTACCCCAACGATGAAACACATGCAAAAAATAACACAACGCATAGCAATGATCTTAAAAGATCATCTGAGCTTATGGACATAGAACGAGATACAGGGATGCTTTTCCCGTGTCTCATTTTTGCTTTTATCCCGAAAGCACCAAATGATATGTTGCGATTGGCAGGTCTTCTGGCTCGTTCCGTTTCTGATGCCTTCCCA
The sequence above is a segment of the Flavobacteriales bacterium genome. Coding sequences within it:
- a CDS encoding TonB-dependent receptor; this encodes MCFIVGVSLSAKGQEVFADTIIDLKSVEVVAKRRMLQEVGRKTTEVDSASLARNASQTVGQLVSSETGIAVKSYGWGALSLPSFRGSGSSHTAILWNGVPLASSSNGVVDMNLLSVAFFDRILVQHGGGASLWGNGAIGGNIQLNNRVIFGQGWQGRFWIHGGSFLNLHTGFGTSYSNDRYSGGFRLIHGEAQNNFPYINTARAGMPKEYLQHASSRTNGWVIDQAFRIGAHRLLLLIWGQYTHRQLPASMIMKESQATQEDAPIRSMLEWQWTLRKIQWSVKAVGLSEWLMYTDPSISTADTTHTRTGLLESELTWRIHPQHHIQGGVNAGRYIAATPNYTNGEVSENRAAIFSSYRGQSKAGIWNWSAATRYARVSNGQYMFTYRFGGEVKLKPKFILRGSLSRDGRQPTYNERYWVPGGNPDILPERGWGRELGLHWRMNKVKSAYEMDVAWFNSAIDQWIIWLPATSGIWTPRNLVKVWSRGVEVSVNFEKSFGKHSLFLKTHGQWVRSTQEETQVGNETALGKQLPYVPEWMAGAGPEWRNKHWSAGCALQYQGIRYTAPDHTSSLPGYMMADAFTGWRGHAWGRELSLQLRCNNILDKTYQVMTYYAMPGRNFGINLFYQIFKSTSEKPETP